In a single window of the Arthrobacter zhangbolii genome:
- a CDS encoding geranylgeranyl reductase family protein produces MKVLIVGAGPAGSTAAYYLASAGVDVTVLEKTAFPREKVCGDGLTPRAVREVQLLGLPHDESEGWRRNKGLRLIAGGRTLELPWPVLSDFPDYGLIRTRLGFDEALARHAQAAGAKILERHTVVSALRAADGRVEGVVANILDENGRRTGDQRTFLADVVLAADGNSTRTALSLGIEKRDDRPMGVAVRTYFESPRTNDEWMEGWLELPDASGNPLPGYGWVFGVGDGTSNVGLGILNSSKEFGKLDYRKVLRDWTAGMPAEWGFTPENQVGEIRGAALPMGFNRTPHYSPGLLLLGDAGGMVSPFNGEGISYAMESARFAAEHIIEGAGAALRPGLLSAQAAFDVELQAYAEQVRGEWGSHFTLGRIFAAMIGRPAVMKLALRTGMPIPVLMRFVVRMLANLTDRNSKGIEDRVIALLEMLVPAASNQGTPVSSRKSPPHA; encoded by the coding sequence GTGAAGGTCCTCATTGTCGGAGCCGGTCCCGCGGGTTCCACTGCCGCCTACTACCTCGCCTCGGCGGGCGTGGATGTCACCGTCCTGGAGAAAACCGCTTTCCCCCGCGAAAAGGTCTGCGGCGACGGGCTCACACCCCGGGCCGTGCGTGAGGTCCAGCTGCTGGGCCTGCCGCACGATGAATCCGAGGGCTGGCGCCGGAACAAGGGGCTGCGCCTGATTGCCGGCGGCCGGACACTGGAACTGCCCTGGCCCGTGCTTTCGGACTTCCCCGACTACGGCTTGATCCGCACCCGGCTGGGCTTCGATGAAGCGCTGGCCCGCCATGCCCAGGCCGCCGGAGCAAAGATCCTCGAGCGCCACACCGTGGTCTCCGCACTCCGGGCTGCCGACGGCCGGGTGGAAGGCGTCGTCGCCAACATCCTGGACGAAAACGGGCGCCGGACCGGTGACCAGCGGACGTTCCTGGCCGACGTCGTGCTCGCTGCGGACGGCAACTCCACCCGCACCGCTCTGAGCCTCGGCATTGAAAAGCGCGACGACCGCCCCATGGGCGTGGCCGTCCGCACGTATTTCGAAAGCCCCCGCACCAACGATGAGTGGATGGAAGGCTGGCTCGAGCTTCCCGACGCGTCCGGAAACCCGCTGCCCGGTTACGGCTGGGTCTTCGGCGTGGGGGACGGCACCTCCAACGTGGGCCTGGGCATCCTGAACTCCTCCAAGGAATTCGGCAAGCTGGACTACCGGAAGGTGCTGCGCGACTGGACCGCGGGCATGCCCGCCGAATGGGGCTTCACTCCCGAAAACCAGGTAGGCGAAATCCGCGGTGCAGCGCTGCCGATGGGCTTCAACCGCACCCCGCACTATTCACCCGGCCTGCTGCTGCTTGGTGATGCCGGAGGCATGGTCAGCCCCTTCAATGGCGAGGGAATCTCCTACGCCATGGAATCGGCACGGTTCGCCGCCGAACACATCATTGAAGGTGCCGGCGCCGCGCTCAGGCCGGGGCTGCTCTCCGCGCAGGCAGCGTTCGACGTCGAGCTGCAGGCCTACGCGGAGCAGGTGCGCGGGGAGTGGGGCAGCCACTTCACCCTGGGCCGCATTTTCGCCGCCATGATCGGACGCCCGGCCGTAATGAAGCTGGCACTGCGCACCGGAATGCCCATTCCCGTGCTGATGCGGTTTGTTGTGCGCATGCTGGCCAACCTGACGGACCGGAACTCCAAGGGTATTGAGGATAGAGTGATTGCCTTACTGGAAATGCTGGTCCCGGCGGCAAGCAACCAGGGGACACCGGTAAGCTCCCGGAAATCCCCGCCGCACGCATGA
- a CDS encoding demethylmenaquinone methyltransferase: protein MNRASLEKRPDEVAAMFDDVAPKYDVVNDVLSLGQTRRWRRIVVDAVGAVPGQRVLDLAAGTGTSSEPYADAGIDVVACDFSLGMLKVGKRRRPDIDFVAGDATNLPFADNSFDASTISFGLRNVNEPKKALAEMLRVTKPGGRLVIAEFSSPVIPVWRTMYTEYLMRALPPIARKVASNPDAYVYLAESIRAWPNQDSLAAWIAETGWSDVAYRNLTGGIVAVHRAVKPGR from the coding sequence GTGAACCGCGCATCGTTGGAAAAACGCCCGGATGAAGTTGCTGCCATGTTTGATGACGTGGCACCTAAATACGACGTCGTTAATGACGTGCTGTCCCTGGGGCAGACACGCCGTTGGCGCCGCATCGTGGTGGACGCCGTAGGGGCCGTTCCCGGACAGCGGGTCCTGGACCTGGCCGCCGGTACGGGTACCTCCAGTGAGCCCTATGCCGACGCGGGCATCGACGTCGTGGCGTGCGACTTCTCCCTCGGAATGCTTAAGGTGGGCAAACGCCGCCGGCCGGACATCGATTTTGTTGCCGGTGACGCCACGAACCTGCCGTTCGCCGACAACTCCTTCGATGCCTCCACCATTTCCTTTGGCCTGCGCAACGTCAACGAGCCGAAGAAGGCGCTGGCCGAGATGCTCCGGGTGACCAAGCCCGGCGGACGGCTGGTCATTGCCGAGTTCTCCTCGCCGGTGATTCCGGTGTGGCGAACCATGTACACCGAGTACCTGATGCGCGCCCTTCCCCCCATCGCCCGCAAGGTGGCGTCCAACCCTGACGCATATGTCTACCTGGCCGAATCCATCCGTGCCTGGCCGAACCAGGACAGCCTCGCAGCCTGGATTGCCGAGACCGGATGGTCCGATGTGGCCTACCGGAACCTGACCGGCGGCATTGTTGCCGTTCACCGCGCCGTAAAGCCCGGGAGGTAA
- a CDS encoding isochorismate synthase, which produces MTTLRSVTVPVGERSATIGLLEYLVLDEQLCWIRRQEGLVGFGEAARFTSSGPERFALAQQWWRAALAGADVENPLTQPGTGLVAFGSFAFSKRSPFESRLVIPEIVVGLRDGEAWVTYTTSDPEAEVTAETAVDTLARYLDDLPLYRQSDPADRILPGMLSESEWKNAVARSVAHIAAGDLSKIVLARDIAVELGSPLVASQVLRELAVRYRDCWTYSVDGLIGSTPEMLIRVESGTAEARVLAGTLDRATAPDDEPDYAKRVLAGSAKQQHEHQIAIDSLTRALEPFTSSMTSHSEPFVLELPNVWHLASDVRAELAADETGAVPTPLTLIEALHPTAAVCGFPTSVAGELISELEHMDRGPYAGPVGWMDGAGNGEWGIALRGAVVETPTEVRLYAGCGIVAGSNPAAELEETWSKFRPMLEALGLDRPRAVPRRPSEFASAPAAS; this is translated from the coding sequence ATGACCACCCTGCGTTCTGTAACAGTGCCGGTCGGTGAGCGATCCGCCACCATCGGCCTCTTGGAGTATCTGGTTCTTGATGAACAACTGTGCTGGATCCGGCGGCAGGAGGGATTGGTGGGCTTCGGCGAAGCAGCCCGCTTCACCTCCAGCGGTCCGGAGCGTTTCGCCCTCGCACAGCAGTGGTGGCGTGCCGCCCTGGCCGGAGCCGACGTCGAGAATCCCCTCACCCAGCCCGGCACCGGACTGGTTGCCTTCGGTTCCTTTGCCTTCTCCAAGCGGTCGCCCTTTGAATCCCGCCTGGTGATTCCGGAGATTGTGGTGGGCCTGCGCGACGGCGAGGCATGGGTGACCTATACAACCTCCGATCCCGAGGCAGAGGTCACGGCCGAAACAGCCGTGGACACCCTCGCCCGCTATCTGGATGATCTGCCGCTGTACCGCCAGAGCGACCCCGCGGACCGGATCCTGCCCGGGATGCTCAGCGAATCGGAATGGAAGAATGCGGTGGCACGCTCGGTGGCCCACATTGCCGCCGGGGACCTGAGCAAGATTGTGCTGGCCCGGGACATCGCCGTGGAACTCGGCAGTCCGCTGGTCGCTTCCCAGGTGCTGCGCGAGCTGGCCGTCCGGTACCGCGACTGCTGGACCTACTCCGTTGACGGCCTGATTGGTTCCACACCCGAGATGCTGATCCGGGTGGAAAGCGGCACGGCCGAAGCGCGCGTCCTGGCCGGCACCCTGGACCGCGCCACGGCACCGGACGACGAGCCCGACTACGCCAAGCGGGTGCTCGCCGGGTCCGCGAAACAGCAGCATGAGCACCAGATCGCCATCGATTCGCTGACCCGTGCCCTGGAACCGTTCACCTCCTCCATGACCTCGCATTCGGAGCCCTTTGTCCTGGAACTGCCCAACGTCTGGCATCTGGCCTCCGATGTCAGAGCTGAGCTTGCGGCGGATGAAACCGGAGCGGTCCCCACGCCGCTGACCCTCATCGAGGCGCTTCATCCCACTGCCGCTGTCTGCGGCTTCCCGACCAGCGTGGCAGGCGAACTTATCAGTGAGCTTGAACACATGGACCGCGGCCCTTATGCCGGTCCGGTGGGCTGGATGGATGGCGCCGGAAACGGGGAATGGGGCATTGCCCTGCGCGGCGCAGTGGTTGAAACCCCTACTGAAGTGCGGCTTTATGCAGGCTGCGGGATCGTCGCCGGATCCAATCCTGCCGCGGAACTAGAGGAAACCTGGAGCAAATTCCGGCCCATGCTGGAGGCCCTGGGATTGGACCGGCCCCGCGCGGTTCCGCGCCGCCCGTCAGAGTTTGCCTCTGCGCCCGCCGCATCCTGA
- a CDS encoding transporter substrate-binding domain-containing protein — protein sequence MLHKARTAVVAALAAGALSLTACGGGTDADESGLALVNDGTLTVCSNIPFEPFEYVVDGEFTGFDVELTREIATGMGLEHEMQNVGFDGLQSGTVLAARQCDMIAAAMTVTDERAEKLAFSDPYYDSLQSILAPAGSSIASLADLDGKKIGVQQGTTGESYARDNAPEGAEIMSFQTDAELFQSLQAGGIDAVLQDLPVNQDHTEDGKYAVTATFETGEVYAFAMKKDSSTELAAKVNEQLASLRENGKYQELYDKYFTE from the coding sequence ATGCTCCATAAAGCCCGCACCGCCGTTGTCGCCGCCCTGGCCGCCGGCGCGCTGTCCCTGACCGCCTGCGGCGGGGGAACCGATGCCGATGAATCCGGTCTGGCACTGGTCAATGACGGCACCCTCACCGTCTGCTCCAACATCCCCTTTGAACCGTTCGAATACGTAGTGGACGGCGAGTTCACCGGCTTCGACGTCGAACTCACCCGCGAAATCGCCACGGGGATGGGACTCGAGCACGAAATGCAGAACGTCGGCTTTGACGGCCTGCAGAGCGGCACCGTACTGGCAGCACGCCAGTGCGACATGATTGCCGCGGCCATGACCGTGACGGATGAACGTGCCGAAAAGCTCGCCTTCTCCGACCCGTACTACGATTCCCTGCAGTCCATCCTGGCCCCCGCCGGTTCCTCCATCGCCTCCCTGGCCGACCTGGACGGCAAGAAGATTGGTGTCCAGCAGGGCACCACCGGTGAGAGCTACGCCCGGGACAACGCCCCTGAGGGTGCAGAGATCATGTCCTTCCAGACCGACGCGGAACTCTTCCAGTCCCTGCAGGCCGGCGGCATCGACGCCGTGCTGCAGGACCTGCCGGTCAACCAGGACCACACCGAGGACGGCAAGTACGCCGTCACCGCCACCTTCGAAACCGGCGAGGTATACGCCTTCGCCATGAAGAAGGACAGCAGCACCGAACTGGCCGCCAAGGTGAACGAACAGCTTGCCAGCCTGCGGGAGAACGGTAAGTACCAGGAGCTCTACGACAAGTACTTCACGGAGTAG
- a CDS encoding transporter substrate-binding domain-containing protein, whose product MPHKARTAAFAFLAIGALSLTACGGDDSAASDDAGSEFNLVSEGTLTVCSDIPYVPFEYEENGEYTGFDMDIVKEIASGLGLELAVQDAGFEGIASGTVLAANQCDLSASAITITEERQEAMGFAEPYYDSLQSLLVPVDSDIKSIEDLDGKKLGVQGNTTGETYARDNATGAEIFAYPSDAELFPAIQSGNVDAVLQDLPVNIGHTEDGDFTIAEEYETDESYGFAMDKDNTALVSAVNEQLTEMRDNGKYQEIYDKYFTE is encoded by the coding sequence ATGCCGCACAAAGCCCGTACCGCCGCCTTTGCCTTCCTGGCCATCGGCGCACTTTCGCTGACCGCTTGCGGCGGCGACGATTCCGCCGCCTCTGACGATGCAGGCTCAGAATTCAATCTGGTCTCCGAAGGGACCCTGACGGTCTGCTCCGACATCCCGTACGTGCCGTTCGAGTACGAAGAGAACGGTGAATACACCGGCTTCGACATGGACATCGTCAAGGAGATTGCCTCGGGGCTAGGCCTGGAACTTGCGGTCCAGGATGCCGGCTTCGAGGGCATTGCCAGCGGCACGGTGCTGGCGGCAAACCAGTGCGACCTTTCGGCCAGTGCCATCACCATCACGGAGGAACGCCAGGAAGCCATGGGCTTCGCCGAGCCGTACTACGACTCCCTGCAGTCGCTGCTGGTCCCCGTTGATTCGGATATCAAGAGCATTGAGGACCTGGACGGCAAGAAGCTCGGCGTCCAGGGCAATACCACCGGCGAGACCTATGCCCGGGACAATGCCACCGGCGCGGAGATCTTCGCCTACCCGAGCGATGCCGAACTGTTCCCGGCCATCCAGTCCGGCAACGTTGACGCCGTGCTTCAGGACCTGCCGGTTAACATTGGACACACCGAAGACGGCGATTTCACGATCGCCGAGGAATACGAGACCGACGAGTCCTACGGCTTCGCCATGGACAAGGACAACACCGCACTCGTCTCCGCCGTCAACGAGCAGCTCACTGAGATGCGGGACAACGGCAAGTACCAGGAGATCTACGACAAGTACTTCACCGAATAA
- a CDS encoding amino acid ABC transporter permease, translated as MKPSTRRRLFQGVLYAIFVLALAAVALLADWEAIGENFFDPEVAREAFPTIITVAVKNTIIYTVIAFAGGLLLGLVLALMKLSPVAPYRWAATAYIELFRGLPALLVIFGFAFAVPIAFNWRPPGGSAGAGLLALIIVSGAYIAETIRAGIQAVPAGQAEAARSLGMSPMWTMISVTLPQAFRIITPPLTNELVILIKDTSLLFIAGMALQDRELTTFARDSVSQTANATPLVLAALMYLIITLPLTQLVAKLERHNQRGR; from the coding sequence TTGAAACCCTCCACCCGCAGACGCCTCTTCCAAGGTGTCCTGTATGCCATCTTTGTCCTTGCCCTGGCAGCCGTTGCACTGCTTGCCGATTGGGAAGCCATCGGCGAGAACTTCTTCGACCCCGAGGTGGCCCGCGAGGCGTTCCCGACCATCATCACGGTGGCCGTCAAAAACACCATCATCTACACGGTGATCGCCTTTGCCGGCGGCCTGTTGCTCGGTTTGGTGCTGGCCCTGATGAAGCTCTCCCCGGTGGCACCGTACCGCTGGGCTGCCACGGCATACATTGAACTGTTCCGCGGGCTTCCGGCCCTGTTGGTGATTTTCGGTTTCGCCTTCGCCGTCCCCATTGCCTTCAACTGGCGTCCGCCGGGCGGCAGCGCCGGTGCCGGCCTGCTGGCCCTGATCATCGTGTCCGGCGCGTACATTGCCGAGACCATCCGTGCAGGCATCCAGGCGGTTCCCGCCGGCCAGGCCGAAGCCGCCCGTTCGCTGGGCATGAGCCCGATGTGGACCATGATCTCGGTAACCCTCCCCCAGGCCTTCCGGATCATCACTCCCCCGCTGACCAACGAGCTGGTGATCCTGATCAAGGACACCTCGCTGCTCTTCATCGCCGGCATGGCACTGCAGGACCGCGAACTGACCACCTTTGCCCGCGACTCCGTCTCCCAGACGGCCAACGCCACCCCGCTGGTCCTTGCCGCGCTGATGTACCTGATCATTACGCTACCGCTGACCCAGCTGGTGGCCAAGCTTGAACGACACAACCAGAGAGGCAGGTAG
- a CDS encoding amino acid ABC transporter ATP-binding protein codes for MSVEKNAAPAIEVRNLHKSFGSNEVLKGIDFHVDQGEVVCVIGPSGSGKSTLLRCVNRLEDPTSGTIMVEGVDITDPETDLDKVRTRIGMVFQQFNLFPHLNVLRNLTLAQRRAKRRGKAEAEETARRNLAKVGLADRAEAFPAQLSGGQQQRVAIARALSMDPDMMLFDEPTSALDPELVGDVLEVMRQLAEEGMTMMVVTHEMGFAREVGDRVVFMDGGVVVEQGRPEDVLGNPQHERTRAFLSKVL; via the coding sequence ATGAGCGTCGAGAAGAACGCCGCCCCTGCCATCGAGGTCCGCAACCTTCACAAGTCCTTCGGCAGCAACGAAGTCCTCAAGGGCATCGACTTCCACGTTGACCAGGGCGAAGTGGTCTGCGTAATCGGGCCGTCCGGCTCGGGCAAATCCACCCTGCTGCGGTGCGTCAACCGACTGGAGGATCCCACCAGCGGAACCATCATGGTTGAAGGCGTGGACATTACTGACCCGGAGACGGATCTGGACAAGGTCCGCACCCGGATCGGCATGGTGTTCCAGCAGTTCAACCTGTTCCCGCACCTGAACGTGCTGCGGAACCTGACCCTGGCCCAGCGCCGGGCCAAGCGCCGCGGCAAGGCCGAAGCGGAGGAAACCGCCCGCCGGAACCTGGCCAAGGTGGGCCTGGCGGACCGCGCCGAGGCATTCCCCGCCCAGCTTTCCGGCGGCCAGCAGCAGCGCGTGGCCATTGCCCGTGCCCTGTCCATGGATCCGGACATGATGCTCTTTGACGAGCCCACCAGTGCCCTGGACCCCGAGTTGGTGGGCGATGTGCTCGAAGTAATGCGCCAGCTCGCCGAAGAGGGAATGACCATGATGGTGGTCACCCACGAAATGGGCTTTGCCCGCGAGGTGGGAGACCGCGTTGTCTTTATGGACGGCGGCGTTGTGGTGGAGCAGGGACGCCCCGAGGATGTCCTGGGCAACCCCCAGCATGAACGCACCCGTGCGTTCCTCTCCAAGGTCCTTTAG
- the menD gene encoding 2-succinyl-5-enolpyruvyl-6-hydroxy-3-cyclohexene-1-carboxylic-acid synthase: MTGSLSSLQAARSAVAALAEAGVRDVVIAPGSRSAPLAYALAEAELQDRIRVHVRIDERVAGFTALGLARGGRRPSAVVTTSGTAVGELLPAVMEAHHAGVPLVVLSADRPAELHGTGANQTTVQPGIFSGFPTAAVDVEAGTDPAEVISAALAQLGSGVPTGPVHVNLQFRDPLTPDSGDPLFLDAPDARAALPAEASPADRVPAEAAPARGTHRTVVVAGDGAGELAALFALRTGLPLLAEPSSNARFGPNAVNAYRLLLPELGPDIERVVVFGRPTLSRPVAALLARSDVEKALYLPRPVNWFTPGRRSETIITDIPGLLAFAGTGAPGWLERWQTASEAAQSALTNLLETQTELTGLQVADLLWDASDTNLVLGSSNVIRDMDLVASPDWHPLDVYANRGLAGIDGTISTAAGIALANGIPTRLLLGDLTFLHDVGALLLGPGETEPDLQIVVLNDSGGGIFSVLEHGALGEDPKYTALVERFFGTPHNADLAALCRGYGVRHQLIRSAAELESALAAPVQGRSVLEVPVARDALRGLHARVQAAVAASLRG; this comes from the coding sequence GTGACTGGATCCCTGAGTTCCCTGCAGGCCGCCCGCTCCGCCGTCGCCGCACTTGCGGAAGCCGGAGTACGCGACGTCGTGATTGCCCCCGGCTCCCGCAGCGCCCCGCTGGCCTACGCACTGGCGGAGGCAGAACTGCAGGATCGGATCCGCGTGCACGTGCGCATTGATGAACGGGTCGCCGGATTCACCGCTCTGGGCCTGGCCCGCGGCGGACGCCGGCCGTCCGCCGTAGTGACGACGTCGGGCACGGCCGTGGGAGAACTGCTCCCGGCAGTGATGGAAGCCCACCATGCCGGAGTTCCGCTGGTGGTCCTCTCCGCGGACCGGCCCGCCGAGCTGCATGGCACCGGAGCGAACCAGACCACCGTGCAGCCGGGCATATTTTCCGGCTTCCCCACCGCCGCCGTGGACGTCGAAGCGGGCACCGATCCGGCAGAGGTCATTTCCGCCGCCCTGGCCCAGCTGGGCAGCGGTGTTCCCACCGGCCCGGTGCACGTGAACCTGCAGTTCCGCGATCCGCTCACGCCCGATTCCGGCGATCCGCTCTTCCTCGATGCCCCGGATGCCCGGGCCGCCCTTCCCGCCGAAGCTTCGCCGGCGGACCGGGTACCCGCTGAAGCCGCCCCCGCCCGCGGTACCCACCGTACGGTCGTTGTGGCCGGTGACGGGGCGGGGGAACTGGCAGCTCTTTTCGCGCTACGGACCGGGCTGCCGTTGCTGGCCGAGCCGTCCTCAAACGCCCGGTTCGGCCCGAACGCTGTCAACGCGTACCGGCTGCTGCTGCCGGAACTGGGCCCGGACATTGAACGCGTGGTGGTCTTCGGGCGGCCCACGCTCTCCCGTCCGGTAGCGGCGCTGCTGGCACGCAGCGACGTCGAGAAGGCACTGTACCTTCCCCGGCCGGTGAACTGGTTTACCCCCGGGCGTCGGAGCGAAACCATCATCACTGACATCCCCGGACTCCTGGCCTTTGCCGGTACAGGCGCCCCGGGCTGGCTGGAACGCTGGCAGACCGCCTCCGAGGCGGCGCAGAGCGCGCTCACCAACCTGCTGGAGACACAGACGGAGCTGACCGGGCTGCAGGTGGCAGACCTTCTCTGGGATGCCTCCGACACCAATCTGGTGCTTGGCTCCTCCAACGTCATCCGCGATATGGACCTGGTGGCTTCCCCCGACTGGCATCCGTTGGACGTGTACGCCAACCGCGGACTCGCCGGCATTGACGGGACCATTTCCACAGCTGCCGGCATCGCCCTCGCCAACGGGATTCCGACCCGGCTGCTGTTGGGGGACCTGACGTTCCTGCACGACGTCGGCGCGCTGCTCCTGGGCCCGGGGGAAACCGAACCGGATCTGCAGATAGTGGTGCTGAACGATTCCGGCGGCGGCATTTTCTCGGTACTGGAACACGGCGCCCTGGGCGAAGACCCGAAATACACCGCACTGGTGGAACGGTTCTTCGGTACCCCGCACAACGCGGACCTCGCCGCGTTGTGCCGGGGTTACGGGGTGCGGCACCAGCTCATCCGCTCGGCTGCCGAACTGGAAAGTGCCCTGGCAGCTCCGGTGCAGGGCCGTTCCGTACTGGAAGTACCCGTGGCACGGGATGCCCTTCGCGGCCTACACGCCCGGGTGCAGGCCGCGGTGGCCGCTTCACTTCGGGGTTAA
- a CDS encoding nucleobase:cation symporter-2 family protein — translation MSAALTGVDEKLPPAKLVLAGAQHLLAMYASIAAAPLVLAVALQLPQEQVIYLLAVTALASGVATILQSVGIWNIGARLPIVQGTTFTAVAPMILIGGEWGLPAIFGSVIAAGLFTFIAAPFFSRVLFLFPPVVTGTTIAAIGISLIPIAANWMVGGDQSVTAISGLNLLLAVSTLVIILAVSRIFSGFLGRIAVLVGLVLGTLIAIPFGLVDFSGVGTASVFEFPAPFAFGLPTFHFSAVLAMIIVMLITMVETTSDALAIGDITGEKVDEKRVAATLRADGLSTMLGGVFNSFPFTAYAQNVGLIRLSGVKSRWAITAAGVLLVLMGLFPQISAVVAAIPMPVLGGAAMVLFGGVAAVGIGILGRVNLNDSRNILIVSVSLGLAMVPVSKPGIFSGFPASLQIVVENSIVLACLSAIVLNLIFNVAGRMKDGQGGDAPDTGTAPAEGPVLSTGTMPAPTSVQPVGESAQPVGTSVQSVGELVQPAGTSVQPVGQQAGGPAQPLGRPAQPAAQPARSVGEPA, via the coding sequence ATGTCCGCAGCGCTAACCGGAGTCGATGAAAAGCTCCCGCCGGCCAAGCTGGTACTGGCAGGGGCCCAGCACCTGCTCGCCATGTATGCGAGTATCGCGGCGGCGCCGCTGGTGCTTGCCGTGGCCCTGCAGCTTCCGCAGGAACAGGTCATTTACCTGCTGGCCGTCACCGCCCTGGCCAGCGGGGTGGCGACCATCCTGCAGTCCGTGGGCATCTGGAACATCGGAGCCCGGCTGCCGATTGTCCAGGGCACCACGTTCACCGCGGTGGCACCCATGATCCTGATCGGCGGGGAGTGGGGGCTGCCGGCGATCTTCGGCTCGGTGATTGCAGCCGGTCTGTTCACTTTTATTGCCGCCCCGTTCTTCAGCCGGGTGCTCTTCCTCTTTCCGCCGGTGGTCACCGGGACCACCATTGCCGCGATCGGCATTTCGCTGATCCCGATCGCTGCCAACTGGATGGTGGGAGGGGACCAGTCAGTTACTGCCATCTCAGGTCTGAACCTGCTGCTGGCGGTCTCCACCCTGGTCATCATCCTTGCCGTGTCACGCATCTTCTCCGGTTTCCTGGGGCGGATTGCCGTGCTGGTGGGTCTGGTCCTCGGAACCTTGATTGCCATCCCATTCGGGCTGGTGGACTTCTCCGGCGTCGGCACCGCATCTGTTTTCGAGTTCCCCGCCCCCTTCGCCTTCGGCCTGCCGACCTTCCACTTCTCCGCCGTCCTCGCGATGATTATCGTCATGCTGATCACCATGGTGGAAACCACCAGTGATGCGCTGGCCATCGGAGACATTACGGGGGAGAAGGTGGACGAAAAACGCGTTGCCGCCACCCTGCGGGCGGACGGCCTGTCCACGATGCTGGGCGGAGTGTTCAACTCCTTCCCGTTTACCGCCTACGCCCAGAACGTTGGCCTCATCCGGCTCTCCGGAGTGAAGAGCCGGTGGGCCATCACCGCCGCCGGGGTGTTGCTGGTTCTGATGGGGCTTTTCCCGCAGATTTCCGCGGTTGTGGCAGCCATTCCCATGCCGGTGCTGGGCGGTGCCGCGATGGTGCTCTTCGGCGGCGTGGCCGCAGTGGGTATCGGCATCCTGGGCCGGGTGAACCTGAACGATTCCCGCAACATCCTGATTGTCAGCGTCAGCCTCGGCCTGGCCATGGTCCCGGTGAGCAAACCGGGGATATTCAGCGGCTTCCCGGCGTCACTGCAGATAGTTGTGGAGAACAGCATTGTCCTGGCCTGCCTGTCCGCCATTGTGCTCAACCTGATCTTCAACGTTGCGGGCAGGATGAAGGACGGGCAGGGCGGGGACGCTCCGGACACCGGAACGGCGCCGGCAGAGGGGCCTGTTTTGAGCACCGGGACTATGCCTGCGCCGACGTCCGTTCAGCCGGTGGGGGAGTCGGCCCAGCCGGTGGGTACCTCCGTTCAGTCGGTGGGAGAGTTGGTCCAGCCGGCGGGTACGTCGGTACAGCCGGTGGGGCAACAGGCGGGTGGACCCGCTCAGCCGCTGGGCAGGCCTGCCCAACCCGCGGCGCAACCGGCGCGGTCCGTAGGGGAGCCTGCCTGA